In Dysgonomonadaceae bacterium PH5-43, a single window of DNA contains:
- a CDS encoding dipeptidyl aminopeptidase/acylaminoacyl peptidase (product_source=COG1506; cath_funfam=1.10.287.380,1.10.520.20,3.40.50.1820; cleavage_site_network=SignalP-noTM; cog=COG1506; pfam=PF00326; superfamily=53474,82171; transmembrane_helix_parts=Inside_1_6,TMhelix_7_24,Outside_25_850) encodes MKTYANAFLVFLFAVLACNTTIARDTLSVSEMKMTPLSTVFTPILIDSVDVNNKSFEVKKILQSSVDFDKVRNSETIIKADKKNVFTLDKVLEETNKNKGLQLFSFTVDADRYCTADFIIKSTDMLEVYVDGKKERSKETREDSLSKAKDLKINMKLEPRRYEIIIKRFTELSKSAEYKMKVDVKLPEKDTTTQLVINSKELRNVTIHDILEGSRTASASISPSGEYYYLSVYTTYPGGRSVYNNELKELKTNKTIYRFPSGVSLQWVKNKDQLMYTRTGAQDRELVVMDIPSLEETVLVKGLKGGSFLVSPDGQYILVSQREEIPADKGELKRVLSPSDHSGSFRGRASVCLYNMKDGTYQQVTYGKTSTYILDISADSKKALMMLREETITERPFSTSTMLELDLETLTLDTLFRSQYVDRAQYSPDNKTLLVIGNGDAFDGVGLNVAEGQMANMYDKQAFLYDIKNKKVDPITRNFNPSVNDVQWFESDKIYFRVEDKDSVNVYTYNIKAKEFAKIDLPEEIISSFQVATKKPVAIFRGESNNNAYRVYSYDLKSKKSTLLSDPFKEQLDELSVFEAQTWTFESEVSNTIIDGRYYLPPNFNPENKYPMIVYYYGGTSPTMRAFESNYPSQVYASLGYVVYVINPSGATGYGQEFAARHVNAWGDPTADEIIEGTKKFCEEHPFVDSSKIGCIGASYGGFMTQYLQTQTDLFAAAVSHAGISSITSYWGEGYWGYAYSSAASANSYPWNNPDLYVKQSPLFNADKINTPLLLLHGMVDTNVPIGESIQMFNALKILGKEVEFIKVADENHGISNYKRRLEWHKTIYAWFAKWLKDQPEWWDSLYPER; translated from the coding sequence ATGAAAACATACGCTAATGCTTTTTTAGTTTTTCTATTTGCGGTTTTAGCTTGCAATACAACAATAGCACGCGACACATTGTCTGTGTCGGAGATGAAAATGACTCCTTTGAGTACTGTATTTACACCTATATTAATAGATAGTGTAGATGTTAACAATAAGTCGTTCGAAGTAAAAAAGATATTGCAATCGTCGGTCGATTTTGATAAGGTTAGAAATAGTGAAACTATTATTAAGGCTGATAAAAAAAATGTATTTACCTTAGATAAAGTACTAGAAGAGACTAATAAGAATAAAGGGTTGCAATTGTTTTCTTTTACGGTAGATGCCGATAGATATTGTACTGCCGATTTTATAATCAAGTCGACAGATATGTTAGAGGTTTATGTTGATGGTAAGAAAGAACGATCAAAAGAAACAAGAGAAGATAGCTTGTCGAAGGCAAAAGATTTGAAAATAAATATGAAGTTAGAGCCTCGCCGCTATGAAATTATAATAAAGAGATTTACGGAGTTGAGCAAATCTGCCGAATACAAAATGAAGGTAGATGTTAAGCTGCCTGAAAAAGATACTACAACGCAACTTGTTATAAACAGCAAGGAATTAAGAAATGTAACAATACACGATATATTAGAAGGTAGTCGTACTGCATCTGCAAGTATTTCGCCAAGTGGAGAGTATTATTATTTGAGTGTTTATACAACATATCCGGGAGGACGAAGCGTTTATAATAACGAACTTAAAGAATTGAAAACAAATAAAACGATATATCGTTTTCCATCTGGGGTTAGTTTGCAATGGGTTAAAAATAAAGACCAATTAATGTACACTCGCACAGGAGCGCAAGACAGAGAGTTGGTTGTAATGGATATTCCTTCTTTGGAAGAAACGGTATTGGTTAAAGGATTAAAAGGTGGTTCATTCTTGGTTTCTCCCGACGGACAATATATATTAGTTAGCCAAAGAGAAGAAATTCCAGCCGATAAAGGCGAGTTAAAAAGAGTATTGTCTCCAAGCGATCATTCGGGGTCGTTTAGGGGTAGGGCTTCTGTCTGTCTTTATAATATGAAAGACGGAACCTATCAGCAAGTAACTTATGGTAAAACCAGCACTTATATATTAGATATAAGTGCTGACAGCAAGAAGGCTTTGATGATGTTAAGAGAAGAAACAATTACTGAGCGTCCGTTTAGCACATCAACTATGCTTGAATTGGATTTAGAGACCTTGACTTTAGATACATTATTTAGAAGTCAGTATGTAGATAGAGCTCAATATTCTCCGGATAATAAAACTTTATTGGTTATTGGTAATGGTGATGCTTTTGATGGTGTGGGTTTGAATGTGGCAGAAGGTCAGATGGCTAATATGTACGATAAGCAAGCATTCTTATACGATATAAAAAACAAAAAGGTTGATCCAATAACAAGAAACTTCAATCCTAGCGTTAATGATGTTCAGTGGTTTGAATCTGATAAAATATATTTCAGAGTTGAAGATAAAGACTCGGTTAATGTTTATACTTATAATATTAAGGCTAAAGAATTTGCTAAAATAGATTTGCCGGAAGAAATCATTTCTTCTTTTCAGGTGGCAACTAAAAAGCCAGTGGCAATATTTAGAGGAGAAAGCAATAATAACGCTTATAGAGTTTATTCTTATGATTTGAAATCTAAAAAATCGACATTGCTGTCTGACCCATTCAAAGAGCAGCTTGACGAATTAAGTGTTTTTGAGGCTCAAACGTGGACTTTCGAGTCGGAGGTTAGCAATACCATAATAGATGGTCGTTATTATCTGCCTCCAAACTTTAATCCTGAGAATAAATATCCAATGATAGTTTATTATTACGGAGGAACAAGTCCTACGATGCGAGCTTTCGAATCAAACTATCCTTCTCAAGTTTATGCTTCTTTGGGGTATGTGGTTTATGTGATAAATCCATCAGGAGCAACAGGGTATGGGCAGGAGTTTGCAGCTCGCCACGTTAATGCGTGGGGCGACCCGACTGCTGATGAAATAATAGAGGGAACTAAAAAGTTTTGCGAAGAACATCCGTTTGTTGATAGTTCTAAAATTGGTTGTATTGGAGCTTCGTATGGAGGTTTTATGACTCAGTATTTGCAAACGCAAACAGATTTATTTGCAGCAGCGGTATCGCACGCAGGTATTAGTTCGATAACAAGCTATTGGGGAGAAGGTTATTGGGGTTATGCTTATAGTTCGGCAGCAAGTGCAAATAGCTATCCTTGGAATAATCCCGATTTGTATGTAAAGCAAAGTCCATTATTTAATGCTGATAAAATAAATACTCCATTACTTTTGTTACACGGAATGGTTGATACTAACGTTCCTATCGGAGAAAGTATTCAAATGTTTAATGCGCTTAAAATATTAGGGAAAGAAGTTGAGTTTATTAAAGTGGCAGACGAAAATCACGGAATATCAAATTATAAAAGAAGATTAGAGTGGCATAAAACTATTTATGCTTGGTTTGCTAAATGGTTAAAAGATCAGCCTGAATGGTGGGATTCGTTATATCCAGAGAGATGA